One part of the Candida albicans SC5314 chromosome R, complete sequence genome encodes these proteins:
- the RPT4 gene encoding proteasome regulatory particle base subunit (26S proteasome regulatory subunit; regulated by Gcn2p and Gcn4p; protein level decreases in stationary phase cultures): MSADENDPLLQALNADTNNNQDSNNANAGSTTTSAPAEPIDPERERALSKFKDKLLEHRKWDARLKDLRLSIRDLDKDYEKTENDIKALQSVGQIIGEVLKQLDDERYIVKTSSGPRYIVGCRNTIKKENLKNGVRVSLDMTTLTIMRILPREVDPLVYNMTTFEPGEISFNGIGGLTEQIRELREVIELPLKNPELFTRVGIKPPKGVLLYGPPGTGKTLLAKAVAATIGANFIFSPASAIVDKYIGESARLIREMFAYAKEHEPCIIFMDEVDAIGGRRFSEGTSADREIQRTLMELLNQMDGFDTLGQTKIIMATNRPDTLDPALLRAGRLDRKIEIGLPNEAGRLEIFKIHTSKVAKQGEFDFEAAVKMSDGFNGADIRNVVTEAGFFAIRDDRDYILQNDLMKAVRKVADVKKLEGKLDYEKL; encoded by the coding sequence ATGAGTGCCGATGAAAATGATCCATTGTTACAGGCATTAAATGCTGATACCAATAACAACCAAGATTCCAACAACGCAAATGCTGGATCTACAACAACCAGTGCACCAGCCGAGCCAATTGATCcagaaagagaaagagcTTTATCGAAATTCAAggataaattattagagCACAGAAAGTGGGATGCCAGATTGAAAGATCTTAGATTAAGTATACGAGATTTGGACAAGGATTATGAGAAAACTGAAAATGATATAAAAGCTTTGCAATCTGTGGGCCAGATCATTGGTGAAgtattgaaacaattggaCGATGAAAGATATATTGTAAAGACTTCTTCAGGGCCAAGATATATTGTTGGATGTAGAAACACCATCAAAAAggaaaatttgaagaatgGTGTTCGTGTTTCATTGGACATGACCACCTTGACAATAATGAGAATTTTGCCAAGAGAAGTTGATCCATTGGTTTATAATATGACTACATTTGAACCAGGtgaaatttcatttaatgGTATTGGTGGTTTAACTGAACAGATCAGAGAATTGCGTGAGGTCATTGAGTTACCATTAAAGAATCCAGAATTATTCACAAGAGTTGGTATTAAACCGCCTAAGGGGGTGTTGTTATATGGTCCACCAGGGACTGGTAAGACCTTGTTAGCAAAAGCAGTTGCTGCCACAATTGGTGcaaatttcatattttctCCAGCATCAGCTATAGTCGATAAGTATATTGGGGAATCTGCCAGATTAATTAGAGAAATGTTTGCATATGCCAAAGAGCACGAACCTTGTATTATATTTATGGATGAAGTTGATGCCATTGGGGGTAGAAGATTCAGTGAAGGTACTTCTGCAGACCGTGAGATTCAAAGAACATTAATGgaattgttgaatcaaATGGATGGATTTGATACATTGGGACAGACAAAGATTATAATGGCAACTAACAGACCCGATACTTTAGATCCAGCATTGTTGAGAGCTGGTAGATTGGatagaaaaattgaaattggtttACCTAATGAAGCTGGAAGATTGgaaatcttcaaaatcCATACATCAAAAGTTGCTAAACAAGGtgagtttgattttgaagcTGCCGTTAAAATGAGTGATGGTTTTAATGGAGCAGATATAAGAAATGTAGTTACCGAGGCTGgtttttttgcaattagAGATGATAGAGATTACATATTACAAAATGACTTGATGAAAGCGGTTAGAAAAGTTGCTGACGTCAAAAAATTGGAGGGTAAATTGGATTACGAAAAATTGTAA
- the GCD1 gene encoding translation initiation factor eIF2B subunit gamma (Putative translation initiation factor; transcript regulated by Mig1; repressed upon phagocytosis by murine macrophage) — protein MEFTAVIVCGKGKALTPFSQARSTGIPKPLLPIANKPMVQYVLDWCLQANFSRIIVLFEKEDESSGVLEQTIKRYQEEKEKTNTNKNESHVSIDVIPYNCENNGLILYKLYELYSENKVSNNNFIILPCDLITNLPPQVIIEAYRNKNDSDLGLVIAYKNQLDIEDKKAKIFPQSYTIYSDTDENGNESPMFLDTYSQADIEFHQALSIRTQMCWRYPAATVSNKLLNSGIFLGSCSQIFSVFDEQKDKFTESYFEKRSLMKIVRDLARRSWKHALHQASVGFFIVPKQATFFRCNNLPVLMEANRYFMKKQAIAKSASQNTQAPNKQDKQSGAHVGNDSLVGENTELGEKTNVKRSVIGSNCKIGKKNKITGCLILDNVEIHDDVTLENCIIGHDVIIQGKCKLTNCNVESTNEVAHNTQAKNSNLLCLTLEGLVNEDDQYGDDSDDEEDSEEYDSTDDEDESEFEDEYTGNEDGLFAY, from the coding sequence ATGGAGTTCACAGCAGTTATTGTCTGTGGTAAGGGGAAAGCTTTGACACCCTTTTCCCAAGCTCGTTCTACAGGAATCCCGAAACCATTATTGCCAATTGCAAACAAACCTATGGTTCAATATGTGTTGGATTGGTGTTTACAagccaatttttcaagaataatcgttctttttgaaaaagaggACGAATCTTCTGGTGTTCTAGAACAGACTATAAAGAGATATCAAGAGGAAAAAGAGAAGACCAACACCAATAAAAACGAATCTCACGTTAGTATTGATGTTATACCTTACAATTGTGAAAACAATGGATTAATATTATACAAATTGTATGAATTATACAGTGAAAACAAAGtttcaaacaacaatttcataattttaCCATGTGACTTGATAACCAATTTACCACCTCAAGTGATAATTGAAGCATatagaaataaaaatgattcaGATTTAGGATTGGTAATTGCATACAAGAATCAATTGGATATAGAAGATAAAAAGGCGAAAATTTTCCCTCAAAGTTATACCATCTATAGTGACACTGATGAGAATGGGAATGAAAGTCCAATGTTTTTGGACACATACAGCCAAGCAgatattgaatttcatCAAGCATTATCTATCAGAACTCAAATGTGTTGGAGATACCCTGCAGCAACCGTCAGcaataaattgttgaatagTGGAATTTTTCTTGGATCGTGCCTGCAAATATTCAGCGTTTTCGATGAGcaaaaagataaatttaCTGAAtcatattttgaaaaacgTTCTTTGATGAAAATTGTACGTGATTTGGCTCGAAGATCTTGGAAGCATGCATTGCATCAAGCAAGTGTTGGATTTTTCATTGTTCCCAAACAAGCTACTTTTTTCAGATGTAACAATTTGCCGGTGTTGATGGAGGCTAATAGATACTTTATGAAAAAACAAGCTATTGCAAAATCAGCATCTCAAAACACACAAGCACCTAATAAACAAGATAAACAATCAGGGGCACATGTGGGAAACGATTCCTTAGTGGGAGAAAATACAGAACTAGGAGAAAAGACTAATGTCAAAAGAAGTGTTATTGGGTCGAATTGTAAGATTGGTAAGAAGAATAAGATTACAGGGTGTTTAATTTTGGATAATGTTGAAATCCACGATGACGTGACGTTGGaaaattgtattattgGTCATGATGTTATTATTCAGGGTAAATGTAAATTGACCAATTGTAACGTGGAAAGCACCAACGAGGTAGCTCATAACACACAAGCCAAGAATTCGAATCTATTGTGTTTGACCTTGGAAGGTCTAGTAAATGAAGACGATCAATATGGCGACGACAGCGATGACGAAGAGGACAGTGAGGAGTACGATAGTACTGATGACGAAGATGAGAGCGAGTTTGAAGATGAGTACACAGGAAACGAAGATGGTTTATTTGCctattaa
- a CDS encoding uncharacterized protein (Protein of unknown function; rat catheter and Spider biofilm induced): MDLSNLSNTLPSDNTRPGNTTAVHSSTPISNINQDLTNHFKDAAKSVASLYNISLNNTVDNNVNNRNIKTEFANAAKAVASLYKLGQSSQQTSYTKGYLQCLDDLLAVLTNNEDIEDWVLTRRIELMNHMTNPNSKPPSSGDASQHSESDPFSIPHDYEFTFNSDMKPPTHFRPSMPPLSVQHNSKQRASIGNHHLKHSKKIPFSEDSIMVDDSDNEDKEVKQQQLYPKYLKESPLKKKRKI, translated from the coding sequence ATGGACCTatctaatttatcaaacaCTTTGCCTCTGGATAATACTAGACCGGGAAACACAACCGCTGTGCATAGTTCTACTCCCATCTCAAATATCAACCAAGATTTAACTAATCACTTCAAGGATGCTGCCAAGTCAGTTGCTTCGTTATACAATATATCATTAAACAACACAGTTGATAACAATGTCAATAACAGGAATATCAAGACAGAATTTGCTAATGCTGCCAAGGCGGTCGCGTCATTATATAAACTAGGACAATCATCACAGCAGACCTCATACACAAAGGGATATCTACAATGTCTTGACGATTTATTGGCTGTTTTGACGAATAATGAGGATATTGAAGACTGGGTATTGACgagaagaattgaattaatgaatcatATGACCAATCCGAATAGCAAACCACCGTCAAGTGGTGACGCAAGTCAACATTCTGAATCTGACCCTTTTAGTATCCCACACGACTACGAATTTACCTTTAACCTGGATATGAAACCACCTACCCATTTTAGACCTAGTATGCCGCCTCTTTCAGTTCAGCATAACTCAAAGCAAAGAGCGTCCATTGGAAATCATCACTTAAAGCACAGTAAAAAAATACCTTTTTCTGAAGACTCGATAATGGTTGATGATAGTGATAACGAGGACAAAGAGGTcaagcaacaacaactataCCCCAAATATCTTAAGGAAAGTcctttgaaaaagaaaaggaagaTATGA
- the MRPL40 gene encoding mitochondrial 54S ribosomal protein YmL40 (Putative mitochondrial ribosomal protein; Spider biofilm repressed) produces the protein MSWVTRTFRFERNVNKYPENLRKHFQKNKEITNLPSFKNFFPTTLPRSQQKTNVEAGIMEGDLAYVTTGSHKGKIAEVLSYSPEYDAVSLSNISSKKLIPKIFWPEGQTSHVFDFPDYIPRNQVRVVGKDKDENGNVSYVVAEDIELRDKYYDDRFKKFMPRRFVKYHENIEFPWPEPQALEDGPLSTPENVAMERTFEFNSIAKSGIPKAALAQLRNPYSKHKKKTLSGLQVAKLNGPEMPLTIEQKIWIAKNQEKQAETKPEYKPLSDEVQEFIGKKMAEHLNKIESPELRYHLDVLSNSVSHDFQKTLDIIEKTKSQGDSELTNSTGESSDKGSM, from the coding sequence ATGTCGTGGGTGACGAGAACTTTCAGGTTTGAAAGAAATGTTAATAAATACCCTGAAAACTTGAGAAAgcattttcaaaagaatAAAGAAATCACCAATTTACCATCATTCAAGAACTTTTTTCCAACCACTCTACCACGATCACAACAGAAAACTAATGTTGAAGCAGGGATAATGGAAGGTGATTTGGCCTATGTCACGACTGGTTCACATAAAGGCAAAATTGCCGAAGTATTGTCATACTCTCCAGAATACGATGCAGTGTCCTTGAGTAACATTTCCTCAAAGAAACTTATTCCAAAGATTTTTTGGCCAGAAGGTCAAACATCACATGTATTTGACTTCCCCGATTACATTCCAAGAAACCAAGTTAGAGTAGTAGGAAAAgataaagatgaaaatgGGAATGTATCGTATGTCGTCGCTGAAGATATCGAATTGAGGGATAAATATTATGATGACAGATTCAAAAAGTTCATGCCTAGACGGTTTGTCAAGTATCACGAAAACATTGAATTTCCATGGCCAGAGCCTCAGGCTTTAGAAGATGGTCCATTGTCCACACCAGAAAATGTTGCAATGGAGAGAACTTTTGAGTTCAACTCAATAGCCAAGTCTGGAATCCCGAAGGCTGCGTTAGCACAATTGCGTAATCCATACTCAAAacacaagaagaagacatTGAGTGGATTACAAGTTGCCAAATTGAATGGTCCTGAAATGCCATTGACTATTGAACAAAAGATTTGGATTGCTAAGAACCAAGAGAAACAGGCTGAAACCAAACCTGAATACAAGCCATTACTGGACGAAGTCCAAGAATTTATTGGAAAGAAGATGGCTGAacatttgaataaaatcgAAAGTCCTGAATTACGTTACCATTTGGACGTCTTGTCGAATTCCGTAAGCCACGATTTTCAAAAGACATTAGATATAATCGAGAAAACTAAAAGTCAAGGGGATTCAGAGCTTACTAATAGCACTGGAGAATCTTCTGATAAAGGTTCAATGTAA
- the NIP100 gene encoding Nip100p (p150 subunit of dynactin; required for normal spindle formation and position) has product MSFEIGQSVVVKNDIGSIKYIGTTKFAPGVWYGIELLQPKGKNNGSVQGVKYFDCKEDDNGFYGIFVKGSMLNALEDNKNSKSEDVAQYNKTIEKLKSKLKAVTDESIRHREKLIAIQSELQTKIEIMKSMESKLEMQTVENEYLKSIKLDLEEKLRQLSVEHQELKNEFELIQEELEINREIEREMESLDSDHYSPGDVRMIFEKNRRLEDTLALLTRNSKETEIKLKHELEHLQSEQLNMNELQKKLDQAESVVRMLQERIETTEDMDKMMERLTVENEDLTNKIHTLMMTIDDLNEIHELDKKLEEDQKQVELDLRQEIDSLQQIIRQDKLKINELESNRLAQLPHTDKSLESPSRSDQESELQVLRQTISDLRLKSRSDSVQLKLVKARYEILQQRIVYSQASMKFPGLIDLIFMLKLGCSDIAVVKDSISLKSLHQLFANTFLSLIENFLKLLITLLEFNYSAESINELLSELTVKVKACNLCLGDIINVFLSDDLHMNIPHNLHQSFQKLQDNNLDITVTLDLSFSAPRFVYECKECLKLVASSSQLETSFFFDVWKHLRLQTNNADPTITALIKEGDDNLARIKGQVEALKDISHVEEGHDVTFSSAMPDFKEMVSQIGILVKLYDLVKSDGLDINVDSLNKMIELTQVVESLYNLDTEVHSFEITVPSIYEYKSESILQQPSIDDGGLQNKLAQREREVTDLKLNIALLEQNMSSLASQNTQYITELTQKLQSLKKEEEDSSRVISQLEQDKKDLVSELNAVNRNTVSTTSFANLKSQQDYNNSLTIMEKIVHLKRLTKTIDKEQVDDFAWLQPQSKRQFWTEASSVHNLSKSLQSLALNAKPVSINDGNSYKWTKKKDSSKFAALVLEENYNKYKTMRTNLLCSEK; this is encoded by the coding sequence ATGTCATTTGAAATAGGTCAATCAGTTGTTGTCAAGAATGATATAGGTAGTATAAAGTACATTGGCACAACAAAATTTGCTCCAGGTGTGTGGTATGGGATTGAATTGTTACAACCGAAAGGTAAAAATAATGGCAGTGTACAAGGTGTGAAATACTTTGACTGTAAGGAAGATGATAACGGTTTTTACGGAATATTTGTGAAAGGGAGTATGCTAAATGCTTTGGAAGATAATAAGAATAGCAAGTCAGAGGATGTTGCTCAATACAATAAGactattgaaaaattaaaactgAAGTTGAAGGCAGTAACTGATGAATCTATAAGACACCGTGAGAAATTAATTGCAATACAACTGGAGTTACAAACTAAAATAGAGATAATGAAGAGTATGGAATCAAAGTTGGAAATGCAAACTGTGGAAAATGAGTATTTAAAGCTGATCAAATTGGATCTAGAAGAAAAACTACGCCAATTATCAGTTGAGCAtcaagaattgaagaatGAATTCGAGTTAATCCAAGAGGAATTGGAGATCAATCGTGAGATAGAAAGAGAAATGGAACTGCTAGACTCTGATCATTATTCCCCTGGTGATGTGAGAATGATTTTTGAGAAGAACAGGCGTTTAGAGGATACTTTGGCGTTATTAACTCGCAACTCAAAGGAAACcgaaattaaattaaaacatGAGTTGGAACATTTGCAAAGTGAACAGCTCAATATGAATGAGttacaaaagaaattggatCAAGCTGAGTCTGTGGTTAGGATGTTGCAGGAACGTATAGAAACCACTGAGGATATGGATAAAATGATGGAACGCTTAACTGTTGAAAATGAGGACTTGACAAACAAAATCCATACTTTGATGATGACTATAGATGATTTAAACGAAATACATGAATTGGACAAGAAACTCGAAGAAGATCAAAAGCAGGTGGAACTCGATCTTCGACAAGAAATAGACAGTCTTCAGCAAATTATTCGACAGGATAAATTGAAGATCAACGAGTTAGAAAGTAACAGGCTTGCTCAATTGCCGCATACCGATAAGTCCTTGGAATCACCTTCTAGAAGCGATCAGGAATCAGAATTGCAGGTCTTAAGGCAAACTATCTCTGATTTGAGATTAAAATCTAGGTCTGATTCGgttcaattaaaattggtAAAAGCGAGATACGAAATTCTACAGCAAAGGATTGTTTACTCTCAAGCCAGCATGAAGTTTCCAggattgattgatttaatttttatgTTAAAGTTGGGGTGTCTGGACATTGCTGTTGTAAAGGACTCTATATCTTTGAAATCGTTGCATCAATTATTTGCCAATACTTTTTTATCCCTAATAgagaattttttgaaactttTGATAACATTGCTTGAGTTTAATTATTCTGCtgaatcaataaatgaattgcTATCTGAGCTTACTGTCAAAGTTAAAGCTTGTAATTTGTGTTTAGGTGATATTATCAATGTTTTTTTGAGTGATGATTTGCATATGAACATACCTCATAATTTGCACCAACTGTTCCAGAAATTACAAGACAACAATTTGGATATCACTGTGACTTTAGATCTAAGCTTTTCTGCTCCGAGATTTGTTTATGAATGTAAGGAATGCTTAAAGCTTGTTGCTTCTTCCTCACAATTGGAGActtcatttttctttgacGTGTGGAAGCACTTGCGTTTGCAGACCAACAATGCAGACCCAACTATAACTGCACTTATAAAAGAGGGTGACGATAATTTGGCAAGGATTAAGGGGCAGGTAGAGGCATTAAAGGACATCAGCCATGTGGAAGAAGGGCATGATGTTACATTTTCATCAGCCATGCCTGATTTTAAGGAGATGGTCAGTCAAATTGGTATCCTTGTGAAGTTATATGATCTTGTGAAATCTGACGGCTTAGATATTAATGTAGATTCATTGAACAAAATGATTGAGTTAACTCAAGTGGTTGAATCGTTGTATAATTTGGATACCGAGGTCCattcatttgaaataaCTGTACCATCTATATATGAGTACAAATCTGAGTCTATATTGCAACAGCCAAGTATAGATGATGGAGGTCTACAGAATAAGTTAGCTCAACGAGAACGTGAAGTTACCGATTTGAAACTAAACATAGCCCTATTGGAACAAAACATGCTGTCTTTGGCTTCGCAGAATACACAATACATTACTGAGCTAACTCAAAAATTGCAgtctttaaaaaaagaggaagaGGATAGTTCAAGAGTCATATCTCAGTTGGAGCAGGACAAGAAGGATTTAGTTAGTGAGTTAAATGCTGTGAACCGAAACACTGTGAGTACAACACTGTTTGCCAACTTGAAATCTCAACAAGACTACAATAATTCATTGACTATTATGGAAAAAATTGTTCATTTGAAACGACTTACTAAAACGATTGATAAAGAGCAAGTAGATGATTTTGCTTGGTTACAACCCCAATCTAAGCGACAATTTTGGACGGAAGCCAGCTCTGTTCACAACTTGTCCAAGAGCTTGCAATCATTGGCTTTGAATGCTAAACCTGTATCAATTAACGATGGTAATAGTTATAAATGgactaaaaagaaagatctGCTGAAATTTGCTGCTCTTGTTCTTGAAGAAAATTACAATAAATACAAAACTATGAGAACTAATTTACTTTGTTCggaaaaataa
- the SPT14 gene encoding phosphatidylinositol N-acetylglucosaminyltransferase (Putative DNA-binding transcription factor; predicted role in regulation of biogenesis of the cell wall; upregulated in biofilm; protein newly produced during adaptation to the serum), with the protein MGYNIAMVTDFFYPQPGGVEFHVYHLSQKLIELGHSVVIITHNYSSRNGVRVLTNGLKVYYVPLWVIYRSSVFPTVFSCFPILRNIFIRENIEIIHGHGSFSTLCHEAILHGRTMGLKTVFTDHSLFGFAEIGSIMGNKALKFTFSDVGHVICVSHTCKENTVLRGSIDPIKVSVIPNAVISKDFKPKSHCVNKNYTKEITIVVITRLFPNKGADLLTAVIPKICQLKPKVKFLIAGDGPKFLDLEQMREKYFLQERVTLVGAIKHEEVRDVMVQGDIYLHPSLTEAFGTVIVEAASCGLYVVTTKVGGIPEVLPNEMTSFAEPEENSLIDAAIDAINKIESNEIDTSKFHDAVAKMYSWNDIARRTENVYNSLDLDKLNESLLHRLQRYYCCGIIAGKLYALCVIVDIFIFVILEWLYPADHIDKATKWPSAIKEEDESEEETFIFPNKVN; encoded by the coding sequence ATGGGATACAATATAGCAATGGTAAcagattttttttacccTCAACCTGGAGGAGTAGAGTTTCATGTGTATCATTTATCACAAAAACTCATTGAACTAGGACACTCAGTGGTTATCATAACTCATAATTATTCATCAAGAAATGGTGTACGAGTATTAACGAATGGTTTGAAAGTGTATTATGTACCACTTTGGGTGATCTATAGAAGCTCAGTTTTCCCAACTGTATTTCTGTGCTTCCCAATATTGAGGAATATCTTCATACGAGAAAACATTGAGATTATTCACGGACATGGTTCCTTCAGCACATTATGCCACGAAGCTATATTACATGGCCGAACAATGGGATTAAAAACAGTCTTCACTGATCATTCACTTTTTGGATTTGCCGAGATTGGATCAATTATGGGGAATAAAGCATTAAAGTTCACTTTCAGTGATGTTGGCCATGTTATCTGTGTCAGTCACACCTGTAAAGAAAACACGGTTTTAAGAGGATCAATAGACCCCATAAAAGTGAGTGTGATACCGAATGCAGTTATTCTGAAAGATTTCAAGCCCAAATCGCATTGTGTTAACAAGAACTATACTAAAGAGATCACCATTGTGGTGATCACGAGATTGTTTCCAAATAAAGGAGCCGATCTATTAACGGCTGTTATCCCCAAAATTTGCCAGTTGAAACCAAAAGTGAAATTTCTAATTGCTGGTGACGGCCCCAAGTTTTTAGATTTAGAACAAATGAGAGAAAAGTACTTTCTTCAGGAAAGGGTTACATTAGTAGGCGCTATAAAACACGAAGAAGTAAGAGATGTAATGGTCCAAGGTGACATATACTTACATCCTTCATTAACAGAGGCGTTTGGTACAGTTATTGTGGAAGCTGCATCATGTGGGTTATATGTTGTCACTACAAAAGTTGGAGGCATACCCGAAGTCTTACCAAACGAAATGACAAGCTTTGCTGAACCGGAAGAAAACTCACTTATTGATGCTGCTATAGATGctataaataaaattgaaagtaATGAAATCGATACCTCAAAATTTCACGATGCGGTTGCAAAGATGTACAGTTGGAATGATATTGCAAGAAGAACAGAAAATGTTTATAATTCACTTGATTTAGACAAACTAAACGAGTCTTTACTTCACCGATTACAAAGATACTATTGTTGTGGTATAATAGCAGGCAAACTTTATGCTTTATGTGTAATAGTggatatttttattttcgtGATACTAGAATGGTTGTATCCCGCTGATCATATCGATAAAGCAACAAAATGGCCACTGGCTATCAAGGAAGAAGACGAGctggaagaagaaacatttatttttccGAACAAAGTAAATTAG
- a CDS encoding centrin (Ortholog(s) have structural constituent of cytoskeleton activity), with the protein MSGFSRLNNNSNINSTNNGVSPNKRNLFGSATAANTSTNINNNNNNSNINSSIIKQELLEEQKLEIREAFQLFDMNGDGCLDYHELKVAFRALGFDLTKRQVLDIIHEYDTDDTNLITYDNFYKTVGEMIIKRDPLEEIRRAFRLFDIDGTGKISVRNLRKISRDLGENLSDEELQAMIDEFDLDEDGEINEEEFIRICTE; encoded by the exons ATGTCAGGATTTAGCAGGTTGAACAATAACAGCAATATTAATAGCACTAACAATGGCGTCTCaccaaataaaagaaaCTTATTTGGAAGTGCCACAGCGGCTAATACATCAaccaacatcaacaacaacaataacaactcTAATATAAATTCCTCGATCATCAAGCAAGAACTATTAGAAGAACAAAAACTAGAAATAAGAGAAgcatttcaattgtttgataTGAACGGAGATGGTTGCTTGGATTATCATGAATTAAAGGTGGCCTTCAGAGCTTTAGGGTTTGATTTGACAAAACGTCAAGTCTTGGACATCATTCACGAATATGACACGGATGACACCAATTTAATAACTTATGATAACTTTTATAAAACAGTAGGTGAAATGATTATAAAGAGGGATCCATTGGAGGAAATACGCCGTGCCTTTAGGTTATTTGATATCGATGGAACAGGAAAAATCAGTGTGAGAAATCTAAGAAAGATATCCAGAGATCTAGGTGAAAACTTGAGTGATGAGGAACTTCAAGCCatgattgatgaatttgatctAGATGAGGATGGAGAAA tCAATGAGGAAGAATTCATTAGAATTTGCACAGAATAA